In the Campylobacter sp. RM6914 genome, one interval contains:
- a CDS encoding glutathione peroxidase, with the protein MKIYDINVTTNRGESKSMSEYKGKVLLIANTASKCGFTDQYTQLEKLNAEFKDKGLCVLGFPSDNFANQEPDDDENIAKNCQLNFGVTFELLKKGDVRGENAAEIFKFLTSKQGFKGFDKEHPLSAKVSETLEKNFPEILKGDGVKWNFTKFLVDKNGEVVARFEPTASFDKIKNSIENLLK; encoded by the coding sequence ATGAAAATTTACGACATAAACGTTACTACAAATCGTGGCGAGAGCAAGTCTATGAGCGAGTATAAGGGCAAGGTGCTGTTAATCGCAAATACAGCTAGCAAGTGTGGCTTTACCGATCAATACACCCAGCTAGAAAAGCTAAATGCGGAGTTTAAAGACAAAGGGCTTTGTGTACTTGGCTTTCCAAGTGATAACTTCGCAAACCAAGAGCCTGATGATGATGAAAACATAGCTAAAAACTGTCAGCTAAATTTTGGTGTGACATTTGAGCTGTTAAAAAAGGGCGACGTAAGAGGTGAAAACGCGGCAGAGATATTTAAATTTCTAACCTCAAAGCAAGGATTTAAGGGCTTTGACAAGGAGCATCCGCTAAGTGCGAAAGTAAGTGAAACGTTAGAGAAAAACTTCCCTGAAATTTTAAAAGGTGATGGCGTGAAGTGGAATTTCACTAAATTTTTAGTGGATAAAAATGGCGAGGTTGTAGCACGTTTTGAGCCTACGGCTTCGTTTGATAAGATAAAAAATAGCATAGAAAATTTACTTAAATAA
- a CDS encoding HpcH/HpaI aldolase family protein has protein sequence MAMVKDYLKNSFKENINAGNLQFGVAQEIPSAEVAEVLATTKYDWLFVDGEHGAHDIRSIVDIARAIAPYDMTPVVRIPQAGTGIFKQLLDSGIQNIIIPKVESGEEAEQIMYWASYPPRGNRGMGAGAVRAARYGRYPDYLERIEKEICILPQIESKKGIENLEAIATTPGIGGVFLGPIDLAVDMGHGLNIFHPEVVEAMKYAIKRIREFGVSVGTIAVTPEQVKEYADMGVSFLGVGVDTLFLANSADSTLETFKSKL, from the coding sequence ATGGCAATGGTTAAAGACTATCTAAAAAACAGCTTTAAAGAGAATATCAACGCTGGAAATTTACAGTTTGGCGTAGCGCAAGAGATACCTAGTGCGGAGGTGGCTGAAGTTTTAGCCACGACTAAATACGACTGGCTATTTGTCGATGGCGAACACGGCGCACACGACATCCGCTCTATCGTTGATATAGCTCGTGCTATCGCGCCTTACGATATGACACCTGTGGTTAGGATACCGCAAGCTGGAACGGGCATATTTAAACAGCTCCTTGACTCAGGTATCCAAAATATCATCATCCCGAAAGTTGAGAGTGGCGAGGAAGCCGAGCAGATAATGTACTGGGCTTCGTATCCGCCTAGGGGCAACCGTGGTATGGGTGCAGGCGCGGTAAGAGCGGCAAGATATGGTAGGTATCCTGACTATTTAGAACGTATAGAAAAAGAGATATGCATCCTGCCTCAGATAGAGAGCAAAAAAGGTATAGAAAACCTTGAAGCGATAGCTACAACACCAGGCATCGGCGGTGTGTTTCTAGGGCCTATCGACTTAGCTGTGGATATGGGTCATGGGCTAAATATCTTTCATCCTGAGGTGGTAGAGGCGATGAAGTATGCTATAAAACGCATAAGAGAGTTTGGCGTGTCGGTGGGCACTATCGCTGTTACGCCTGAGCAGGTAAAAGAGTACGCCGATATGGGCGTTAGCTTTTTAGGCGTTGGGGTTGATACCCTATTTTTGGCAAACTCAGCTGATAGCACTCTTGAAACGTTTAAAAGCAAGCTTTAA
- a CDS encoding nitroreductase family protein has protein sequence MQLLEAMQKRKSVREFNRYVPTKEEIEAVIDAGCLSPTLFTTKDAHISVINDKELLHELDAAAVKKFGGALDMMGVKNTLYDAPVYILLSGKLVEKMPQGWEFLKPENMHRNVYWAMGSVMQNMQLRATELGLSSCLVNTVVVTLFDEPELAKKAGIPDGYSPLCSIVLGKSDKNSDELRVPNRSHYGISYI, from the coding sequence ATGCAACTTTTAGAAGCGATGCAAAAACGAAAAAGTGTGCGTGAGTTTAACAGATATGTGCCTACAAAAGAGGAGATAGAGGCGGTTATAGATGCGGGGTGTTTGTCGCCGACACTATTTACGACAAAAGATGCTCACATAAGCGTCATCAATGATAAGGAGCTTTTGCACGAGCTTGACGCGGCGGCGGTAAAGAAATTTGGCGGCGCGCTTGATATGATGGGCGTTAAAAATACCCTTTACGATGCGCCGGTTTATATTTTACTTTCGGGAAAATTAGTCGAAAAGATGCCACAAGGCTGGGAGTTTTTAAAGCCTGAGAATATGCATAGAAACGTTTACTGGGCGATGGGCTCAGTGATGCAAAATATGCAACTTCGCGCTACCGAGCTTGGGCTTAGCTCTTGCCTTGTAAATACAGTCGTGGTTACGCTATTTGATGAGCCAGAGCTTGCCAAAAAGGCTGGCATACCTGATGGCTACTCTCCGCTTTGCTCTATCGTGCTTGGCAAGAGTGATAAAAATTCAGATGAGCTTAGAGTGCCAAATAGAAGCCATTATGGCATAAGTTATATTTAA
- a CDS encoding ferritin-like domain-containing protein, producing MSNKNEIIKSLQFLVTNLSQAADLHAMQSRIFASQGFSKLAEKYKEHVVEEREFVVKFMDRILDLGGELKLESKEGDKVYKDAVEFIKADFEVSKNGLGEVATFVENAKADYTTYDLLKEYYKDEESDMYWLENQLELIEMIGKQNWLVAQL from the coding sequence ATGTCAAACAAAAATGAAATTATCAAATCATTACAGTTTCTTGTAACAAACCTTTCACAAGCGGCGGATTTGCACGCTATGCAGTCTAGGATTTTTGCTAGTCAAGGCTTTTCAAAACTAGCCGAAAAATACAAAGAACACGTGGTCGAAGAGCGTGAGTTTGTGGTTAAATTTATGGATAGGATCCTTGACTTGGGCGGTGAGCTAAAACTAGAGTCAAAAGAAGGGGATAAGGTCTATAAAGACGCGGTGGAGTTTATAAAGGCTGACTTTGAAGTATCTAAAAATGGACTAGGCGAAGTTGCTACTTTTGTCGAAAACGCAAAGGCTGACTACACTACGTATGATTTGCTAAAAGAGTATTATAAAGATGAAGAGAGCGATATGTATTGGCTAGAAAATCAACTTGAGCTTATCGAAATGATCGGCAAACAAAATTGGCTAGTAGCTCAGCTTTAA